TCGCAACAAACCGTTGGTATTTTTGTTCGTGCCGCGCTGCCAAGGCCTCTGCGGATCGCAGAAGTAGAGCTTCACCTCGTGGCTGCGGTGAAGCTCTTATGTTTGGCCATCCAAACCCTCGATCCGACGTCACCGAGCGCTTTAAAGAGGCAGGAAGCTTACGAACCTACCGGGTCAGAGCAGCGACGACCGTTGCCATGTCTTTGTCGGCTACTTTATCCACCATAGTAAATTGCGAGTGTCGTCCGACCAGGGTCGCGGTATGACTGTTCTTGCTTCCGCTGAGCAGGTCACTTTCCCAATGTCCGGGAATTGCGCAACCCTCAATCTCTGCAGGTCTTCGAGACCCGCTCAAGATGTGTATCGATCTAAAACGACTGGCGCAGTGAACTTCCGAGAGCCTTCTCTTGCAAAGAACCGAGTGCGCTAGAACAGAAAGTGGAGGGCCATTTGGATCTGGCGCGGAGCCCCGATAGTGTGCTTGGTAATGCCGAGGCCGCCGGGGGTTTTGGTGTAGAGGCTGTAGGGGTCTGTGCTGTACTCGGGTGCGTTGTTGTAGCCCTCGTTCTGCGAGACGTTGTCGGTGGGGATGTCGAAGCTGCTGGTGTTGGTGAGGTTGAAGACGTCAAAGGTGTAGCGGAGAGTGTAGCGGTCATGGATCGGAAGAACCTTGACGAGCGAGGCGTCGGTGCGTTTCTGATAGGTCTGGCGGAAGATGTTGCGCTGGCCTGAGGTGAAGCCGGTCTCAAAGGCATCGCCGATGGGGACGCCCTGGCTGCCCTGCGCGATGAGCGGGATGGTGAAGCAAGAGGGCTTCAAGGCTGCGCCGGTGCCGGTGTTCTCGTTGTAGAAGGCACCGTTGTTTCCGGTGAGGGCTGTCTTGGCGGTGCAGCCGGGGGCGAGCGGGACGATGGGATTGGTGATTCCGTCGAAGGTGCTGTAGTAAAGGCTGCCTACCGCGCCGGAGTAGTCGATGATGCTGTACGGCTGGCCGCTCTGGATGATGGCGATGCCGTTGATGGACCAGCTATTGGCGAGCTTGCCGAGGAGTGTTCCGTCGCCGTAGAACTTGGGCAGGGTGTAGCTGTAGGTAAAGTTGAGGACGTGCTTGCGATCGAAGTCAGCCGAGCCGTAGCCGCTGCGAAGGTTGTTGGGATCGTTGCCGTTGTAGAAGAGGCCGAGGGCGCTCTGCTCGTCGGTGGTGTGGGAGTAGGTGTAAGAGACGCCGGCCTGGATGCCGTGGCTGAGGCGCTTTTCCAGGTGCGCCTGGAGGGCATGATAGGCGGAGATGCCGGCGGCTGTGTAGGTTTCGGACTCGGATGAGAGGCCGGTGTATGGGACGCGCAGGTCTACGTTGCCGCCTTCATAGTTCTGCTGCATCTGGCCGTACTGGCAGTTGACCTCAGTGGGGTCGTTGACGCAGATGGGTGGGAAGGTGTTGGGGTCAAGCACGGTGTAGCCGTAGCTGAAAGATTGCTTATTGACGCCGGCGGCGTGGGTGGGACTGGCGAGCGTGGCGATCTTGGCCTGATTGAAGGGCAAGGGGATGACCTGGTGGCGGCCGAGGTTACCGACGTAGCCGATCTCCACGAGGAGGTCGTTGCGGGGCTGCCATTGCAGGTTGAGGGTGAAGTTGATGCTGTACGGGAGTTTATTGGCGGGGTTATAAGCACCGAGGGTGAAGGGCTGTGCGCCGGCGATGATGGCGGCGGCGTTGGGGAGCGACTTGGTGATATCGGCTGCGCTGGGGTTAGAGGGTCCGGGGCCGCGGGTTGAACCCCAGGGGGTGGCGAGCGAGTAGGCGCTGGTGTCCGGGCCGTAGGGCGTTCCGGCGCCGCAGATAGGGATGTAGAAGTCATAGAGGAAGCTGGTGTTGCCGTAGGGGGAGGAGCTATAGGCGCAGTGTTGCTCGGTGACGAAGGGCGGGGTCTGGCTGATGCCGAAGGGGCCGCCGGAGATCTCGCCTGCGGCGTAGCCGGGTGAGAGATAGGTGTAGAGTTCGCCGCGATCGTAGTACATGCCGGTGCCGCCGCGAAGGACGACTTTGTGGTCCGCGAAGCTGGGCTGCCAGGCGAAGCCGAGGCGGGGGGCGATGCCCCACTGGCGGCCGGTGAGGGTGGTGTTGCTGATGCCGTGGGTGCCGTTGGCATTGTTGCCGGCGATGATGATGCCGGAGTTGGAGATAGTGTCAGCGGAATCAGAGTAGCTGTAGGCGGTGGGGTCGAAGTTGAAGATGCGGCCGTTCTTTTCGGTGAGGCCACCGTTCCAGTCGTAACGAAGGCCCGCGGTGAGGGTGAGGTTGGGTAGGACCTGAAACTTGTCCGAGACGTAGAGGCCGGTCTGGTTGGCGCGGTAGTAGCGGTTGGCGTCGCCCTGGAGATACGTGGTGGCGACGAAGCCATTGGTGCTGTAAGGGGTTATCCAGTTCTTGGCGAAGGTGGCGAGATCTGGTGTGGCTACGGCACCTTTACCGGTGCGCTCGTCCCGGACATTGAGCTGGGTGTATGAGAAGCTGCCGCCAAAGGTGATGGCGTGGCGGCCTTTGGTCAGGATGGCGCTGGCTGAGGGCTGGATGCGGTTCTGGAAGACGCCGGTGTAGGAGCTCTGCGAGGAGGCGGCGGGGCCGATGTTGAGTGTCTGAGCGCCGAGCCCGTCAGGGGTTGCAGAGCCAAGGGTATCGACGATGGTGAGTCCGGGGAAGGTCGAACCGAAGGCGGGGTTCATGGCCGCGGCGGGAGTGCCGGCCTGCCCGGGCGCGAAGGGCTGGTCGTTGGTGCTGTAGGCTTTCTCACGCAGGAAGCCGAGGGTCTCCGTGACACTGAGGTTGGAGGTCAGGGTCTGGACGTTGTTGATGGAGAAGACCTGGGAACCGATGTCCATGTGCTCGGTAAAGCCGCGGACGTTGGAGATTGCGAAGGGCGCGCTGTTGGGATCGTGCTGATAGAAGTACTTAAGCGCGAGGAGGTCCTTGGGGCTGGCGTTCCAATCGACTGAAGCAGCGAGCATGTCCGCGATGAAGGTGGAGGTACCGGTCTGGAAGGAGTTATAGGGCGAGAAGAAAGACGGGTGGTGTCCGTTGTCGTTGGGGATGAGCCAGCTTCCATCTGGGTTCTTGGCCTGGAAGACGCCGAGACCGACGGGATTGCTGGACCAGTCGCCGGCGGTGACGCTGATGCCGTTTTCTGCGATGGGACCGGCGAAGGAGTTGTTGGTGAGGGCGGCGAGGCCGGCGGGAGTGCGGTTGGTGTCGCTGAGCCCGATGGGGACGGCAGCTTCGGTGTCGCCGGTCTCCTGATCGGAGACATGGAGATGCTGATAGCCGACGAAGCCGAAGAGCTTGTCCTTGATGATGGGGCCGGAGAGGGTACCGCCTGCAATGTAGCGATGGAGCTCTGGGTTTTTATCGGACTCCGGGACGCCGGTGTCCTTTTTGAAGAAGAACGGCGCCGCGTTCATGAAGTTGGTGCCTCGATGGCCGAAGAGCGAGCCATGGAGGCCGTTGCCTCCTGAGCGGGTGCTGAGATCGATGTGGGCACCGGCGGCCGAGCCTTGCTGGGCGTCGTACATGGAGGCGTTGACGCGGACCTCTTCAATGAACTCCGGGGGCGGAGTGGGGATGGAGTTGCCGATGGCGAGATAGACGGAGGACGCGCTCTGGATCACGCCGCCTGCACCGCCGATGCCCTCCCCGGTATTGTTGACGACACGGGACGAGCCGACCTGGGAGGTGCTCTTGCCGTTAAAGAGATTGCTGCCGTCGACGCCGTTGAGCTGGAAGGAGTTGCTGGTATCGCGCTGTCCGTTTGCCCAGATGGGCGCGTTGCCGAGGCCGGAGTTGGAACCGGTGCCGCCGGGCAGTTCAGCGTTGACGCCGGGGGAGAGGATGGCGAGACCGGTGAAGCTGCCGGTGGAGAGCGGAACGGCTTCAAGTTGGGCGTGCTCCAGGATGTAGCCGTTGGTGGTATCCGCGGTGTTGAGCAGCGGGGTGGCTTCCACAGTGACCGAGTTGGAGACACTTCCCAGGGCGAGTTGCGCGGGAAGAGTAACCGTGCGATCGGCCTGCACGCGAATTCCCGGGAAACGTCCGGTATTGAAGCCATCTCGTTGAAAGCTTAGGGTATAGGAACCGATGGGCAGGTTGACGAAGGAATAAGCGCCGGTTGAATTGGAAATAACGGTGCGGGTGAGCTGGGTAGCTTCGTCGACGGCGGTGACGGTGACTCCGGGGATGAGGCTTCCGCTGGAATCGGCTACAGAGCCGTTGATGGCTCCGAGCGTCTGCTGGGCAGCGACGGGCAGCGAAAGAGTCAGCGCGACGGCCAATGAAACGACGGTGATGGGGCGCCGGTCGAAGCTCACCATGGGATTCTCCAAAAGACCAGGTCCAGGCCATATAGGCCGGGTTTGAGGCGAGGCAGGGCATATCCGTTTCAGGCCGGATAAGGCCAAAAAGCGGAGGTGTTCCGAACGTTCACGGAAGAGCCAGGGATTAAATTATGTGATGACCAGAAGCTATCAAGGACCCAGGATTAGCGCAAGAGAATCTTGGCGTATGGGAGTGACCTTATCGCTTGATTCCCAGGCGAATCCGCATGCCGATAATCCTCCTTGAACCTGCCAACACAATCGCCTACCTTCTGGGTGGAGATCAAGCGGCGGACCATCTCATTGACGGGGTTATCCAGCAACATCGTGTCCTCGCGACTTTCCCGTTAGGTACTGTCCGCCTAATGCGGATAAAAGGAATCTATATGCGATGCTTTGATCCTCGTTAGTGATGACCGCCACCGCCATGCGAGACCCCACCTCCGCCCCCATCGCCAGAGAAGCCTCCGCCGCCTGAATGTGAGGTGCCTGAGGATCCCCCTCCACCGGAATAAGAAGCTCCCGATGCGCTACCGCCTGACCATCCGCTGCTGGATCTGCCTGCGTCGCCTCGGAAGCCGCCGCCAGTTGATGTATTCCCGTAAAAGCCACCGCCGGACGTGCGGCCTGTAAATCCGCGCGAGTTGCCTGCAAAGGGTGCGTTTACCATCGTCGCTTTTCCTCCCTGCACCACCTCGTGATTGAGTGAGAAGCCCTGCGAACGGTGGTCAAAGGTAAGGCGCATCGGTGTGCGTTCCGGAGAATGACCCAACGCCGACCCCGAACGTGGAGTAGAAGATGCCATCATCATGCACGCCTCAGCGTGAGGGGCTTCGACACGTGGCAGTGCGGTGAAATGCGGGCGTTCGAAATCCTTGGGCGGACTGCCGGGAACGCTTAAGACTTTTGTGAGTTGTATCCGACGCGCGTTACAGAGCCATTCTTCCAACCCTTCGTCTCGTACAAACCGTGTTTCAAATTGATTGGCGGCTTGCCCGCAATATCCTTCGGATGCAGCGGCACATAGCCGGTCTTTCCGCCGTTCTTCACCCATCGCACCGGGCAGCGATGATGCCGCTTTTCGCCCGCAACCCGCACATAGTGATTTTCGTGATTGATCCACCAGCCCGAGTGGCAGACCGCCCAGTTGTAAGGCCAGCCGATAATCTCACTGCCCACTAAGCGGACATGCTGCGTGAGCGGGTCTGAGTCATAACCAGTAACGCGTGGTGTACGGGCTGCATGGGAAGAAGTCATCCTCGTCCTCGAAGGGAAGCGGATCGTCGTAACCGCTAAATGCTGCCTGCGACTCTATTTGCGCGAATGCAGACAGCTCATGTGAAGAGCAGGCTTCGAAGGAAGTCGTTTGAAAATGCGATCCCTCCGAACGCGAGGACTGCGCGGACACTACAGGCTGCGTCGGGGCCACCGGCTTCGTTTGCGGATTCCATCCCATTGCCGGTTCCCAACAGGTGCCATAAGAAGCGCACGGAAAGAACGTGCCGCCACCTTCCATTTCCGCAAGTCCCGGCACTGGTTGCGTCAGGCCAGCCTCATGCATCTCCTTATCGATCAACGCGGTGCGTTCGGCATAACGCTGTGCAACCCAGGTATCCCACGCCTGGGAGGCAGCCGCGTCAATTGGCGGCTGGAAATCAGCCATGCGGCCACTATGCAGCACGAAGACCTGGCCAGCCGCGAGATGTTTGCTCCCCCCTGTCGAGCTTCCGAGGGTGATCGCATCCACCGGCGTCACCACAATGCCGTCCACGTAGCTATCCAATCGCATTGTTCACTTCTTCGGATACGTCAGACGTATCAGATCGTTTGGCGTGGAGACCTGAAAATCTCTGCTGGGAAAGAGAGTCTTCACATGCAGAGTCAAGCTCCCACTCAGCAGCTTCAACACGCTATGCGGAGCGCTGTCAGTAGGCGTCAGCGTATCGAACATCAATACTGCGTTAGGCGCTAGGTACGCAGTCGAGTTGACTTCGAACTCGATCTCCGCACGGCCATCGCCGGTGACCAGGTTGAAGCCGCTCTCTACCGCACATCGATTGCGGCCTTTTCCCATGTTGAGCCTGTGGCCTTCTCAGCTGCCTCACACGAGCGAGGCGCACATCACCGGAGACAAAGCTCAACCGCACGATCTCTGGATAGCTAGCCGGTGCAGACGGCTTTCTAGCACCTGCCGAAGCGTATGCGCCTGCTGTCGTAATTATGAGGAGCAAGATGAGGTGAAGTGCCGCGACCGACGACCGGCGTAACTCCATGACGCGCATGGTGAGCCTAGACTGGCCTGCACAACCGCCCGGAAACAGAGTGCGCCAGAGACTTACTCTGCAGCTGCTGTGTCATGCAGTCCTGTAAATTGACGTCTCCAGCTTACACCTGATTGCGGAGGATGCGATCCGGAGTCCAGATGCCTGCCACACGCTGCATCGTTGTACGGTGCATATGAGTCCTGACAGATCGGCATGTTGGGGAGTGGCCCCGCGATCAGGGCTCCAATCGAGCCTGTAAACGACGTATC
This region of Granulicella tundricola MP5ACTX9 genomic DNA includes:
- a CDS encoding outer membrane beta-barrel protein, which produces MVSFDRRPITVVSLAVALTLSLPVAAQQTLGAINGSVADSSGSLIPGVTVTAVDEATQLTRTVISNSTGAYSFVNLPIGSYTLSFQRDGFNTGRFPGIRVQADRTVTLPAQLALGSVSNSVTVEATPLLNTADTTNGYILEHAQLEAVPLSTGSFTGLAILSPGVNAELPGGTGSNSGLGNAPIWANGQRDTSNSFQLNGVDGSNLFNGKSTSQVGSSRVVNNTGEGIGGAGGVIQSASSVYLAIGNSIPTPPPEFIEEVRVNASMYDAQQGSAAGAHIDLSTRSGGNGLHGSLFGHRGTNFMNAAPFFFKKDTGVPESDKNPELHRYIAGGTLSGPIIKDKLFGFVGYQHLHVSDQETGDTEAAVPIGLSDTNRTPAGLAALTNNSFAGPIAENGISVTAGDWSSNPVGLGVFQAKNPDGSWLIPNDNGHHPSFFSPYNSFQTGTSTFIADMLAASVDWNASPKDLLALKYFYQHDPNSAPFAISNVRGFTEHMDIGSQVFSINNVQTLTSNLSVTETLGFLREKAYSTNDQPFAPGQAGTPAAAMNPAFGSTFPGLTIVDTLGSATPDGLGAQTLNIGPAASSQSSYTGVFQNRIQPSASAILTKGRHAITFGGSFSYTQLNVRDERTGKGAVATPDLATFAKNWITPYSTNGFVATTYLQGDANRYYRANQTGLYVSDKFQVLPNLTLTAGLRYDWNGGLTEKNGRIFNFDPTAYSYSDSADTISNSGIIIAGNNANGTHGISNTTLTGRQWGIAPRLGFAWQPSFADHKVVLRGGTGMYYDRGELYTYLSPGYAAGEISGGPFGISQTPPFVTEQHCAYSSSPYGNTSFLYDFYIPICGAGTPYGPDTSAYSLATPWGSTRGPGPSNPSAADITKSLPNAAAIIAGAQPFTLGAYNPANKLPYSINFTLNLQWQPRNDLLVEIGYVGNLGRHQVIPLPFNQAKIATLASPTHAAGVNKQSFSYGYTVLDPNTFPPICVNDPTEVNCQYGQMQQNYEGGNVDLRVPYTGLSSESETYTAAGISAYHALQAHLEKRLSHGIQAGVSYTYSHTTDEQSALGLFYNGNDPNNLRSGYGSADFDRKHVLNFTYSYTLPKFYGDGTLLGKLANSWSINGIAIIQSGQPYSIIDYSGAVGSLYYSTFDGITNPIVPLAPGCTAKTALTGNNGAFYNENTGTGAALKPSCFTIPLIAQGSQGVPIGDAFETGFTSGQRNIFRQTYQKRTDASLVKVLPIHDRYTLRYTFDVFNLTNTSSFDIPTDNVSQNEGYNNAPEYSTDPYSLYTKTPGGLGITKHTIGAPRQIQMALHFLF
- a CDS encoding FecR domain-containing protein — encoded protein: MGKGRNRCAVESGFNLVTGDGRAEIEFEVNSTAYLAPNAVLMFDTLTPTDSAPHSVLKLLSGSLTLHVKTLFPSRDFQVSTPNDLIRLTYPKK